One region of Zootoca vivipara chromosome 7, rZooViv1.1, whole genome shotgun sequence genomic DNA includes:
- the LOC118089222 gene encoding calcium-activated chloride channel regulator 1-like has protein sequence MVFTQWLLLLALQFLCGATGTMVKLNSGGFEDIVIAINPAVAEDNKIVDNIKDMLKEASAYLFNATEQRFYFKSVKVIIPLKWATKIEYGRVATESYDKADVIVAEPYLKYGDDPYTLQYGGCGESGRYIHFTPNFLTNDSLHAVYGSRGRVFVHEWAHLRWGVFDEYNNDSPFYTTGIKQAEATRCSAGVTGQYRFPISPGKTRKCKVESRTQLYEAGCQFIPDKMQTAQASIMYMQSLSSVTQFCNESNHNIKATNMQNKLCNYRSTWEVIKNSPDFKSSTPINAPPPDPTISLLQTGDRVLCLVLDVSGSMTLSNRINRLKQAAEIFLLQIIEAGSWVGIVTFNDLAEIKSDLQLISNDSVRQNLTALLPTTAGGGTTICLGVRTGFQVILKKYPNTKGSEIVLLTDGEDGGISSCFSDVENSGSIIHIIALGPNAARELEMLADMTGGLKFSATDRLDSNGLILAFTGISSGSGDISQQSIQLESKSHSVGSGRWFDGIVTIDKTVGNDTFFVVTWSTSIYSPGILLIDPKGKKYSHNNFVIDNTNVRTARLSISGTAEVGDWEYSFQNTHSKEQIISITVTSRAASVSVPPVLVKPYMNQDNNRYPNPMVIYAEISQGFLPVIGANVTAIVEDEKGKTEELELYDNGSGADILKHDGIYSRYFTSFTQDGRYNLKVRVQGKDKDVRLVPRQSQALYIPGFVENGVIKMNSPRPEATEDEIQANLGSFSRVASGGSFVVSGVPNTKPPDVFPPCQITDLEVELAADDDEFLLSWTAPGNDYDVGQAERYEIKMSENPLELRDTSFDSATSVNTTGLTVEVAGVKQSFQYKSEKLTKENGSSIYFAIRAIDGSNNAGKPSNAARAVVVFSTLPTTPISSTTSTAHITSTNVKPTGANDPESSVINDTTKIVIIVCASVIIICVIVSITICVVHKRRNRSPQTGM, from the exons ATGGTGTTCACTCAGTGGCTTCTTCTGTTGGCATTACAATTCCTATGTGGGGCGACGGGTACCATGGTAAAGCTCAACAGCGGTGGGTTTGAAGACATTGTCATTGCAATCAATCCTGCAGTAGCTGAAGACAACAAAATTGTTGACAACATAAAG GATATGCTTAAAGAGGCATCTGCTTACCTCTTCAATGCCACAGAACAAAGATTTTATTTCAAGTCTGTAAAAGTTATAATTCCTTTGAAATGGGCAACAAAAATTGAATATGGAAGAGTAGCTACAGAATCCTATGACAAG GCAGATGTCATAGTGGCAGAACCTTACCTGAAATATGGAGATGATCCCTACACCCTACAGTATGGCGGATGTGGGGAATCTGGGCGATACATTCATTTCACTCCTAATTTCCTGACAAATGACAGTTTGCATGCTGTTTATGGATCACGAG GCAGAGTGTTTGTTCATGAATGGGCTCATCTCAGATGGGGAGTCTTTGATGAATATAACAATGATTCACCTTTCTATACTACTGGGATAAAGCAAGCTGAAGCAACAAG ATGCTCTGCTGGTGTCACTGGTCAATATAGATTCCCAATTAGCCCAGGAAAAACAAGAAAATGCAAAGTTGAAAGCCGAACTCAGCTGTATGAAGCTGGATGCCAGTTCATTCCAGACAAAATGCAGACTGCTCAAGCATCTATAATGTACATGCAAAGTCTCTCTTCA GTTACTCAGTTCTGTAATGAAAGCAACCATAACATTAAAGCAACAAATATGCAGAATAAACTGTGCAACTACAGGAGCACCTGGGAAGTAATTAAGAATTCTCCTGACTTTAAGAGTTCAACTCCAATAAATGCCCCTCCACCTGATCCCACTATCTCCTTGCTGCAAACAGGAGACAGAGTTTTGTGCCTAGTACTTGATGTTTCTGGAAGTATGACTTTG AGCAATCGCATCAACCGACTGAAGCAAGCAGCAGAAATATTCCTCCTACAGATTATTGAAGCAGGATCCTGGGTTGGAATTGTCACATTCAATGATTTAGCAGAAATTAAGTCTGATTTGCAACTGATCAGCAATGACAGTGTGCGCCAAAATCTTACAGCCTTACTTCCTACCACAGCTGGTGGAGGAACGACCATATGTCTTGGAGTGCGAACAGGATTTCAG gtgattttaaaaaagtatccAAATACCAAAGGCTCTGAAATCGTGCTCTTGACAGATGGAGAAGATGGCGGTATAAGCTCTTGCTTTAGTGATGTTGAAAATAGTGGGTCCATAATTCACATAATTGCTTTGGGACCAAATGCTGCAAGAGAACTAGAAATGTTGGCAGATATGACAG GAGGTTTGAAATTTTCTGCCACTGACAGGTTGGATTCCAATGGCCTCATACTTGCTTTCACTGGAATTTCTTCAGGAAGTGGAGATATCAGTCAACAATCAATTCAG CTTGAAAGTAAAAGTCATAGCGTCGGTTCTGGAAGGTGGTTTGATGGTATTGTAACAATTGATAAAACAGTGGGAAATGACACTTTCTTCGTTGTTACATGGAGCACAAGCATATATTCACCAGGAATTCTTCTGATAGATCCCAAAGGAAAGAAGTACAGCCACAACAACTTTGTCATTGATAATACAAATGTCCGAACAGCTCGACTCAGTATTAGTGGAACTGCAGAG GTGGGAGACTGGGAGTATTCATTTCAGAATACACATTCAAAAGAGCAAATCATATCAATAACGGTAACCAGTCGAGCAGCATCTGTATCTGTGCCTCCAGTTCTTGTGAAGCCCTATATGAATCAAGATAACAATAGATATCCTAATCCAATGGTCATATATGCAGAAATCAGCCAAGGTTTCTTACCTGTTATTGGTGCAAATGTCACAGCCATAGTTGAAGATGAGAAAGGAAAAACTGAAGAACTTGAGCTTTATGACAATGGTTCAG GTGCTGATATTCTCAAGCATGATGGAATCTACTCAAGGTATTTCACATCATTCACACAGGATGGTAGATACAACTTAAAAGTGCGTGTCCAAGGGAAAGACAAGGATGTCAGACTGGTCCCTAGACAGAGTCAAGCACTCTATATACCAGGTTTTGTGGAAAATG GTGTAATAAAAATGAACTCACCAAGACCTGAAGCTACCGAGGATGAAATCCAAGCAAACCTAGGAAGTTTCAGCAGAGTTGCATCTGGTGGTTCTTTTGTGGTATCAGGAGTTCCTAATACAAAACCCCCAGATGTCTTTCCACCCTGTCAAATCACTGACCtcgaggtggagctagctgccgATGATGATGAATTCCTTTTGTCATGGACAGCTCCTGGGAATGACTATGATGTCGGACAAG CTGAACgatatgaaataaaaatgagtGAAAATCCCTTGGAATTAAGAGATACAAGTTTTGATAGTGCCACTTCTGTGAACACTACTGGACTGACAGTGGAAGTCGCTGGGGTTAAACAATCTTTTCAGTACAAGTCGGAAAAGTTAACGAAAGAAAATGGCTCCTCCATCTACTTTGCCATTCGTGCCATTGATGGCAGCAACAATGCTGGGAAACCATCTAATGCAGCAAGAGCAGTTGTGGTTTTTTCCACATTGCCAACTACTCCCATTTCTTCAACCACTTCCACTGCTCACATAACTTCCACTAATGTGAAACCCACTGGTGCTAATGATCCTGAGAGCAGTGTGATAAATGACACAACCAAAATCGTGATCATTGTATGTGCTTCTGTGATCATTATTTGTGTTATTGTAAGTATAACCATCTGTGTTGTACATAAGCgaagaaacagaagtccccagactgGAATGTAA